The Amycolatopsis mongoliensis genome includes a window with the following:
- a CDS encoding glycoside hydrolase family 9 protein, producing MPVLLVVSLAPAAQADAPYERVLNGTFDTTKAPWWSSGNTPSRVDAGRLCADVPAGTVNPWDSMLGENDIPLEAGRPYTLRFTATATADVTIRAGLGLAVAPSTTMFSKSAAVTSTPKTFTFTGTSSLSTLRGQVNFQFGGAAKAYTFCVDDVSLTGGAIPPGGGKDYGSPVRVNQVGYATTGPKEASIVDDSTTPVPWELRDSAGKVVKKGRTQVRGDDAASGDHVHIADFGDYRKEGTGYTLAVGTAVSEPFGISRDPYDGLRRDSLEYFYLVRSGTPIDAAYVGDAYARPAGHLGVAPNKGDTSVPCLPGTCDYSLDVSGGWYDAGDQGKYVVNGALAAWQLMDSYERSLSTGDWANLKDGLLKVPEAGNRVPDVLDESRWEVEFLLKMQVPAGQPLTGMAHHKIHDLAWTALPTQPQADAQPRYLHAPSTAATLNLAAAAAQCARVWQPYDRAFAAKCLAAAKTAWQAALAHPAVYAPAEDSVGGGAYADTDVADEFSWAATELYATTGDRTYLKSMTGRITADGFSWRDTGALTDLTIARLPWRFPLDRVLGARQRVLGVADQYVRNIDSQGYPNPFKAAAYPWGSSSSTTNNALVIATAYDLTHRPGYRDAVLESMDYLLGRNGLNQSFVTGYGERASTNEHGRIWAHQLDPKLPTPPPGSLAGGPNSALQDPVAQQNLPGCAPAKCYIDDIFSYSTNETAVNWNSSLAWIAAFAAGK from the coding sequence TTGCCCGTACTGCTCGTCGTGTCGCTGGCCCCGGCCGCACAGGCCGACGCGCCGTACGAACGCGTGCTCAACGGCACCTTCGACACCACCAAGGCTCCCTGGTGGAGCAGCGGGAACACCCCGTCCCGGGTGGACGCCGGCCGCCTGTGCGCCGACGTCCCGGCGGGCACGGTCAACCCGTGGGACTCGATGCTCGGCGAAAACGACATCCCCCTGGAGGCCGGCCGGCCGTATACGCTGCGGTTCACCGCGACGGCCACCGCCGACGTCACGATCCGCGCCGGCCTCGGCCTCGCCGTCGCCCCGAGCACCACGATGTTCTCGAAGAGTGCCGCGGTCACGAGCACCCCGAAGACGTTCACCTTCACCGGCACCTCGAGCCTGTCCACCCTGCGCGGCCAGGTGAACTTCCAGTTCGGCGGCGCCGCCAAGGCGTACACGTTCTGCGTCGACGACGTCTCGCTCACCGGCGGCGCCATCCCGCCGGGCGGCGGCAAGGACTACGGCTCACCCGTGCGGGTGAACCAGGTCGGGTACGCGACGACCGGGCCGAAGGAGGCGTCCATTGTGGATGATTCGACGACGCCGGTGCCGTGGGAGCTTCGGGACAGCGCGGGCAAAGTCGTGAAGAAGGGCCGGACCCAGGTGCGGGGTGACGACGCCGCCTCGGGCGACCACGTGCACATCGCCGACTTCGGCGACTACCGCAAGGAAGGGACCGGCTACACCCTCGCCGTCGGAACCGCGGTCAGCGAGCCGTTCGGCATCTCCCGCGACCCGTACGACGGCCTCCGCAGGGATTCGCTGGAGTACTTCTACCTCGTCCGCAGCGGCACCCCGATCGACGCCGCCTACGTCGGGGACGCCTACGCCCGCCCCGCCGGGCACCTCGGCGTCGCCCCCAACAAGGGCGACACGTCCGTGCCCTGCCTGCCCGGCACCTGCGACTACTCGCTCGACGTCAGCGGTGGCTGGTACGACGCCGGCGACCAGGGCAAATACGTCGTCAACGGCGCCCTGGCCGCGTGGCAGCTCATGGACAGCTACGAGCGCTCGCTGTCCACCGGGGACTGGGCGAACCTGAAGGACGGCCTGCTCAAGGTGCCCGAAGCGGGCAACCGCGTCCCGGACGTGCTCGACGAGTCGCGCTGGGAGGTCGAGTTCCTGCTCAAGATGCAGGTCCCGGCCGGGCAGCCGCTGACCGGCATGGCCCACCACAAGATCCACGACCTCGCCTGGACCGCGCTGCCGACCCAGCCCCAGGCCGACGCCCAACCGCGTTACCTGCACGCGCCGTCCACCGCGGCGACGCTCAACCTGGCCGCCGCGGCCGCCCAGTGCGCCCGCGTCTGGCAGCCCTACGACCGCGCGTTCGCGGCGAAGTGCCTGGCCGCGGCCAAGACGGCGTGGCAGGCCGCCCTGGCGCACCCCGCGGTCTACGCGCCGGCCGAGGACAGCGTCGGCGGCGGCGCGTACGCCGACACCGACGTCGCCGACGAGTTCTCCTGGGCGGCGACCGAGCTGTATGCGACGACGGGCGACCGGACCTACCTGAAGTCCATGACCGGCCGGATCACGGCCGACGGGTTCTCGTGGCGCGACACCGGCGCGTTGACCGACCTCACGATCGCCCGGCTCCCGTGGCGCTTCCCCCTCGACCGCGTCCTGGGCGCCCGGCAGCGGGTGCTGGGCGTCGCCGATCAGTACGTCCGCAACATCGACTCGCAGGGCTACCCGAACCCGTTCAAGGCCGCGGCCTACCCGTGGGGTTCGAGCAGCTCCACGACCAACAACGCCCTGGTGATCGCGACGGCGTACGACCTGACGCACCGGCCGGGGTACCGGGACGCCGTCCTCGAGTCGATGGACTACCTGCTCGGCCGCAACGGGCTCAACCAGTCGTTCGTCACCGGCTACGGCGAGCGGGCCAGCACCAACGAGCACGGCCGGATCTGGGCCCACCAGCTCGACCCGAAGCTGCCCACCCCGCCGCCGGGCTCGCTGGCCGGCGGTCCGAACAGCGCGCTGCAGGACCCGGTGGCCCAGCAGAACCTGCCGGGCTGCGCGCCCGCGAAGTGCTACATCGACGACATCTTCTCGTATTCGACGAACGAGACGGCGGTCAACTGGAACTCGTCGCTCGCCTGGATCGCGGCGTTCGCCGCCGGTAAGTAG
- a CDS encoding extracellular solute-binding protein, with amino-acid sequence MPARLRRTLLATAMAATLVAAAACGGADDDQQSASGPVTLVVKTFSQFGYDALYKQYEASHPGVTIKEDNIGKLGDYSPKLQQWMTAGSGAGDVVALEEGIISQYVAKPDKFVNLLDKGADALKPDYLDWKWNQALTADGKTLIGLGTDIGAQGMCYRKDLFAQAGLPTDREQVGALWPTWDAYLATGKRFLIANTGAKFYDSSSGMYQNILMQQGDHTYYDKANTFVADSNPAVRSAYDQTVGMIQAGLSADLDQYSPQWNAGFKKGTFATIACPSWMLATIQKQAGPENAGKWDVAKVPGNGAVRGGSFLAVPKQSKHQDQAVELVKFLTSAKGQIGAFQAKGNFPSSPQAIDDPVVQGLTNAYFGNAPVGKIFGASAKAVKPVYLGPANVAIGDRFTNALLAVEQGKLPPAEAWSKAIDEAKRLVK; translated from the coding sequence ATGCCTGCCAGACTCAGGCGAACACTGCTGGCCACCGCCATGGCCGCCACCCTCGTCGCCGCCGCGGCCTGCGGCGGGGCGGACGACGATCAGCAGAGCGCGTCCGGCCCGGTCACCCTCGTGGTGAAGACGTTCAGCCAGTTCGGGTACGACGCCCTGTACAAGCAGTACGAGGCGAGCCACCCGGGTGTCACCATCAAGGAGGACAACATCGGGAAGCTGGGCGACTACTCGCCCAAGCTCCAGCAGTGGATGACCGCGGGCTCCGGCGCCGGCGACGTCGTGGCGCTCGAAGAGGGCATCATCAGCCAGTACGTCGCGAAGCCGGACAAGTTCGTCAACCTCCTCGACAAGGGCGCGGACGCGCTCAAGCCGGACTACCTGGACTGGAAGTGGAACCAGGCACTGACCGCCGACGGCAAGACGCTGATCGGGCTCGGCACCGACATCGGCGCCCAGGGCATGTGCTACCGCAAGGACCTGTTCGCCCAAGCCGGACTGCCCACCGACCGCGAGCAGGTCGGTGCCCTGTGGCCGACCTGGGACGCCTACCTGGCCACAGGAAAGCGCTTTCTCATCGCGAACACCGGGGCGAAGTTCTACGACTCCTCCAGTGGCATGTACCAGAACATCCTGATGCAGCAGGGTGACCACACGTACTACGACAAGGCGAACACCTTCGTCGCCGACAGCAACCCGGCCGTGCGCAGCGCCTACGACCAGACCGTCGGGATGATCCAGGCCGGCCTGTCGGCCGACCTCGACCAGTACAGCCCGCAGTGGAACGCCGGGTTCAAGAAGGGCACGTTCGCCACCATCGCGTGCCCGTCGTGGATGCTCGCGACCATCCAGAAGCAGGCCGGCCCGGAGAACGCCGGCAAGTGGGACGTCGCCAAGGTGCCGGGCAACGGCGCGGTGCGCGGCGGCTCGTTCCTGGCGGTGCCCAAGCAGAGCAAGCACCAGGACCAGGCCGTCGAGCTGGTGAAGTTCCTGACCAGCGCGAAGGGCCAGATCGGCGCGTTCCAGGCGAAGGGCAACTTCCCGTCGTCGCCACAGGCCATCGACGACCCGGTCGTCCAGGGGCTGACCAACGCCTACTTCGGCAACGCGCCGGTCGGGAAGATCTTCGGCGCCAGCGCTAAGGCCGTGAAGCCGGTGTACCTCGGCCCGGCGAACGTCGCCATCGGCGACCGGTTCACCAACGCGCTGCTCGCCGTCGAACAGGGCAAGCTCCCGCCCGCCGAGGCGTGGTCGAAGGCCATCGACGAAGCCAAGCGCCTGGTCAAGTAG
- a CDS encoding carbohydrate ABC transporter permease → MVTQQRPRAAVKPPAPPRPRERGSLLSRWDLKASPYLYISPFFLLFAVFGLFPLLYTAWVSLHNWDLGGDGGFIGLDNYATLFGDPDFWNAVVNTLGMLVLATVPQLLLAMVVAALLNQQLRARLLLRMGVLLPIVTSVAAVGIVFSQIFDRDAGMVNGLLHLVGVSPIDWRADKWSSWIAISTMVDWRWTGYNSLIYLAAMQSIPRELYEAATVDGASKIRQFRSITVPMIRPAIVFTVIMSTIAGMQLFTEPLIFGQGTYAISGGSLRQFQTVSMYMFEKAFRDADLGYGSAIAWMIFLLITILAVINFLVTRRSAK, encoded by the coding sequence TTGGTCACCCAGCAACGGCCCCGCGCCGCCGTGAAGCCTCCGGCGCCGCCACGCCCCCGGGAACGCGGCAGCCTGCTGTCCCGGTGGGACCTCAAGGCCTCGCCGTACCTGTACATCTCCCCCTTCTTCCTCCTCTTCGCGGTCTTCGGGCTGTTCCCCTTGCTGTACACCGCCTGGGTCTCGCTGCACAACTGGGACCTCGGCGGCGACGGCGGGTTCATCGGCCTCGACAACTACGCCACCCTCTTCGGCGACCCGGACTTCTGGAACGCCGTGGTCAACACCCTCGGCATGCTGGTGCTGGCCACCGTGCCGCAGCTGCTGCTCGCGATGGTGGTGGCCGCGCTGCTGAACCAGCAGCTGCGGGCCCGGCTCCTGCTGCGGATGGGCGTGCTGCTGCCGATCGTGACGTCGGTGGCCGCGGTCGGCATCGTGTTCAGCCAGATCTTCGACCGCGACGCGGGCATGGTCAACGGCCTGCTCCACCTGGTCGGCGTCTCCCCCATCGACTGGCGCGCCGACAAGTGGTCGTCCTGGATCGCGATCTCGACCATGGTCGACTGGCGCTGGACCGGCTACAACTCGCTGATCTACCTGGCCGCCATGCAGTCCATCCCGCGGGAGCTCTACGAAGCGGCCACCGTGGACGGCGCGTCCAAGATCCGGCAGTTCCGCAGCATCACGGTGCCGATGATCCGCCCGGCGATAGTGTTCACAGTGATCATGTCGACCATCGCCGGCATGCAGCTGTTCACCGAGCCGCTGATCTTCGGGCAAGGCACCTACGCCATCTCCGGCGGCTCCCTGCGCCAGTTCCAGACCGTGTCGATGTACATGTTCGAGAAGGCCTTCCGCGACGCCGACCTCGGCTACGGCTCGGCCATCGCGTGGATGATCTTCCTGCTCATCACCATCCTCGCGGTGATCAACTTCCTCGTCACCCGGAGGTCGGCCAAGTGA
- a CDS encoding carbohydrate ABC transporter permease, with amino-acid sequence MRKTSPLVYVTLLAGIALSAFPLYWLFVVATRTNDIVGDWPPPLLPGGNLFGNIGRLFSAEDANFLLGMVNSAIASVVVTVSVVFFSTLAGFAFAKLRFRGRNGLLVVILGTMMIPVQMGIIPLYMIMVQLGWQNRLQAVIVPFLVSAFGVFMMRQYAERSVPDELIEAARIDGCSTFRIYLTVVLPALRPGASVLALFTFMSTWNEFLWPIAVLENDNPTVQFSLNQLSTSYYTDYTLMFAGALVACVPLLLVFLAFGKQIIGGIMEGAVKA; translated from the coding sequence ATGCGGAAGACGTCTCCCCTGGTCTACGTCACGCTCCTCGCCGGGATCGCGCTGTCGGCGTTCCCGCTCTACTGGCTGTTCGTGGTCGCCACCCGGACCAACGACATCGTCGGCGACTGGCCGCCGCCACTGCTTCCCGGGGGCAACCTGTTCGGCAACATCGGGCGGCTGTTCTCCGCCGAAGACGCGAACTTCCTGCTGGGCATGGTGAACTCGGCGATCGCGTCGGTGGTCGTCACCGTCTCCGTCGTCTTCTTCAGCACGCTGGCCGGGTTCGCCTTCGCCAAGCTGCGCTTCCGCGGCCGCAACGGGCTGCTGGTGGTCATCCTCGGCACGATGATGATCCCGGTGCAGATGGGCATCATCCCGCTCTACATGATCATGGTGCAGCTGGGCTGGCAGAACCGGCTGCAGGCGGTCATCGTGCCGTTCCTCGTGTCGGCGTTCGGCGTGTTCATGATGCGCCAGTACGCCGAGCGCTCGGTGCCGGACGAGCTGATCGAGGCCGCGCGCATCGACGGCTGCTCCACGTTCCGGATCTACCTCACGGTCGTGCTGCCCGCGCTGCGGCCGGGCGCGTCGGTGCTCGCGCTGTTCACGTTCATGAGCACCTGGAACGAGTTCCTCTGGCCGATCGCGGTGCTGGAGAACGACAACCCGACCGTGCAGTTCTCCCTGAACCAGCTGTCCACGAGCTACTACACCGACTACACGCTGATGTTCGCGGGCGCGCTCGTCGCCTGCGTCCCGCTGCTGCTGGTCTTCCTGGCCTTCGGCAAGCAGATCATCGGCGGCATCATGGAAGGAGCGGTCAAGGCGTGA
- a CDS encoding GH1 family beta-glucosidase: MSTFEPGFLWGAATSSYQIEGATAEDGRGPSIWDTFAATPGKVDHGDTGDVAADHYHRYRDDVTLMKDLGLGAYRFSIAWPRIQPTGSGAVEQRGLDFYRRLVDTLLEHGIQPWPTLYHWDLPQPLEDAGGWPDRDTAQRFADYAAIVHDALADRVTHWTTLNEPWCSAFLGYATGRHAPGRQEPGNAVRAAHHLLLGHGLAAEAMPDSTVGLTLNLTHVSPATRAEPDLDAARRIDGMQNRLFLDPVLLGEYPADVQADLAGVTAFDHVLPGDLKTISAPLDFLGINYYSPMLVAGGGTPRPSAYVGSDRVTQIDGGRPRTSIGWEIDARGLLSLLIRLNRDYPAIPLYVTENGAAFDEPVHDTARIAYLEGHLRACATAVARGVPLKGYFAWSLLDNFEWSYGYAQRFGLVHVDYETQQRTLKDSARWYAGVITRQGL, from the coding sequence GTGAGCACCTTCGAACCCGGGTTCCTCTGGGGCGCGGCGACGTCGAGCTACCAGATCGAGGGCGCGACGGCCGAGGACGGACGCGGGCCGTCCATCTGGGACACCTTCGCCGCGACGCCGGGCAAGGTCGACCACGGCGACACCGGCGACGTCGCCGCCGACCACTACCACCGCTACCGCGACGACGTCACGCTGATGAAGGACCTCGGGCTCGGCGCCTACCGGTTCTCGATCGCCTGGCCGCGGATCCAGCCCACCGGGTCCGGCGCCGTCGAACAGCGCGGGCTCGACTTCTACCGGCGGCTCGTCGACACGCTGCTGGAGCACGGCATCCAGCCGTGGCCGACGCTCTACCACTGGGACCTGCCCCAGCCCCTGGAAGACGCCGGAGGCTGGCCGGACCGCGACACCGCGCAGCGCTTCGCCGACTACGCGGCCATCGTGCACGACGCACTCGCTGACCGCGTCACGCACTGGACGACGCTGAACGAGCCGTGGTGCTCGGCGTTCCTGGGGTACGCCACCGGGCGGCACGCGCCGGGCCGGCAGGAGCCCGGCAACGCCGTGCGCGCCGCCCACCACCTGCTGCTGGGGCACGGCCTCGCCGCGGAAGCCATGCCGGACAGCACGGTCGGCCTCACGCTGAACCTGACGCACGTCTCCCCCGCGACCCGCGCCGAACCCGATCTCGACGCGGCCCGCCGGATCGACGGCATGCAGAACCGGCTGTTCCTCGACCCGGTGCTGCTCGGCGAGTACCCCGCCGACGTCCAGGCCGACCTGGCCGGGGTGACGGCGTTCGATCACGTGCTCCCGGGGGACCTGAAGACCATCTCGGCACCCCTGGACTTCCTCGGGATCAACTACTACTCCCCCATGCTCGTCGCCGGCGGCGGCACGCCCCGGCCGTCGGCCTACGTCGGGTCGGACCGGGTCACCCAGATCGACGGCGGCCGCCCCCGAACGTCGATCGGCTGGGAGATCGATGCGCGCGGCCTGCTGTCCCTGCTGATCCGGCTGAACCGGGACTATCCGGCCATCCCGCTGTACGTCACGGAAAACGGCGCGGCCTTCGACGAACCCGTGCACGACACGGCGAGGATCGCCTACCTGGAAGGTCATCTGCGCGCCTGCGCCACCGCCGTCGCGCGGGGCGTGCCGCTCAAGGGGTACTTCGCGTGGTCCCTGCTCGACAACTTCGAATGGTCCTACGGGTACGCGCAGCGCTTCGGGCTGGTGCACGTCGACTACGAGACGCAGCAGCGCACCCTCAAGGACAGTGCCCGCTGGTACGCCGGCGTCATCACCCGGCAGGGGCTGTGA
- a CDS encoding LacI family DNA-binding transcriptional regulator, giving the protein MSNRPSTLEEVARLAGVSTGTVSRVINNAPHVSKKSREAVQRAIEELGYVPNTAARSLATARRGAVVLAISSDDPALFANQFFAEVIAGVNAVIEETDLQLMLVLAASERGRSRLTRILQSRAADGVLLLALRENDPLSKIADEGQVPVVHGGRSLDRTPQHYVDADNRGGARQAVEYLVSLGRQRIATITGQTDQHAGVNRYLGYREALALAGLPDHRVVHGDFSEASGVEGMARLLDEHPDLDAVFVASDAMAAGALKVLRSRGLSVPEDVAVVGFNDIVTAQHTHPALTTVRQPIEALGREMTRMLVRLIDGEQPTSLILPTELVVRESA; this is encoded by the coding sequence ATGAGCAACCGGCCGTCGACGCTCGAGGAAGTGGCCCGCCTGGCCGGGGTGTCCACCGGCACCGTGTCCCGGGTGATCAACAACGCCCCGCACGTCAGCAAGAAGTCGCGCGAAGCCGTGCAGCGGGCCATCGAAGAGCTCGGGTACGTGCCGAACACCGCGGCCCGGTCGCTCGCCACGGCGCGGCGCGGCGCGGTGGTGCTGGCCATCTCCAGCGACGACCCGGCGTTGTTCGCCAACCAGTTCTTCGCCGAGGTGATCGCCGGGGTCAACGCCGTCATCGAGGAAACCGACCTCCAGCTGATGCTGGTGCTCGCGGCGTCCGAACGCGGCCGCTCGCGGCTGACGCGGATCCTGCAGTCGCGCGCCGCCGACGGCGTCCTGCTGCTGGCCCTGCGGGAGAACGACCCGCTGTCGAAGATCGCCGACGAGGGCCAGGTGCCGGTCGTCCACGGCGGACGCTCGCTCGACCGCACTCCCCAGCACTACGTCGACGCCGACAACCGCGGCGGCGCCCGGCAGGCCGTGGAGTACCTGGTCTCGCTCGGGCGGCAGCGGATCGCGACGATCACCGGGCAGACCGACCAGCACGCCGGCGTCAACCGGTACCTCGGCTACCGGGAAGCCCTCGCGCTGGCCGGGCTGCCCGACCACCGCGTCGTGCACGGCGACTTCAGCGAGGCCAGCGGCGTCGAAGGGATGGCGCGGCTGCTCGACGAGCACCCGGATCTCGACGCCGTGTTCGTCGCTTCGGACGCGATGGCGGCCGGGGCGCTGAAGGTCCTGCGCTCGCGGGGGCTCTCGGTACCCGAGGACGTCGCGGTGGTCGGGTTCAACGACATCGTCACCGCGCAGCACACACACCCCGCGCTGACCACCGTCCGCCAGCCGATCGAGGCGCTCGGCCGGGAGATGACGCGGATGCTGGTGCGGCTGATCGACGGCGAGCAGCCGACGTCGCTGATCCTGCCGACCGAGCTGGTGGTCCGCGAGTCCGCCTGA
- a CDS encoding DUF2264 domain-containing protein — protein sequence MKLPPDDHELSPHTGYTREHWVAAADGLLDAAWRWASPGKARLDLPGPASANGVRSDGLEGFARTFLAAAFRVAGGGDPRNWLERYAEGLDAGTRTPGRDDPESWPVILGHDVAGQPMVESASVALGLRLTRPWLWDQLETPVQDRVEEWLRGALRHVPAPNNWYLFPFTVAGFLVDVGRGDAATARARDRALELLEGWYRGDGWYADGDGRAFDYYNGWAMHLYPVLDAHLAGKPTHHGDRLREHLASLKLWFGADGAPLHFGRSLTYRFAAVSAVGLGAVTGGTPLRPGLSRRLLSGALKYFLDRGAVDDHGLLSLGWHGPHAPTTQFYSGPGSPYWASKAFVCLLAPEDHPLWTSTEESEDADTIRAEPAPGFLLQKADGVVRLHNHGSDHLRPHEAESAAGDDPHYGRFAYSTHTGPTAKDNPADNHFAVVVEGVRSVRRRIHPLGAGSGDGWGWAASWHRPIFGTAAVPGLRVESVTVARGRDEVRVHRVVGGPPGATAEQTGWAADSVLEPLTGWAGQDEVRAPHGTAYTPWVTLARLTGPAEGTTVFAAHAVLGAGGADVTADGTEIRWPDGFTVRIAFDPLEVTAG from the coding sequence CCGCCGCGGACGGGCTCCTCGACGCCGCGTGGCGCTGGGCGAGCCCCGGGAAAGCGCGGCTCGACCTGCCCGGACCGGCGTCGGCCAACGGCGTCCGCTCGGACGGGCTCGAAGGCTTCGCCCGCACGTTCCTCGCCGCCGCCTTCCGCGTGGCCGGGGGCGGAGACCCCCGCAACTGGCTGGAGCGCTACGCCGAAGGCCTCGACGCGGGCACCCGCACCCCGGGCCGCGACGACCCCGAGTCGTGGCCGGTGATCCTCGGCCACGACGTGGCCGGGCAGCCGATGGTCGAGTCCGCGTCCGTCGCGCTCGGACTCCGGCTGACGCGGCCCTGGCTCTGGGACCAGCTTGAAACGCCAGTCCAAGACCGCGTCGAAGAGTGGCTGCGCGGCGCGCTGAGGCACGTCCCGGCGCCGAACAACTGGTACCTGTTCCCGTTCACCGTCGCCGGGTTCCTCGTCGACGTCGGCCGCGGTGACGCCGCGACCGCGCGGGCCCGCGACCGCGCGCTCGAACTCCTCGAGGGCTGGTACCGCGGCGACGGCTGGTACGCCGACGGCGACGGTCGTGCGTTCGACTACTACAACGGCTGGGCCATGCACCTCTACCCGGTCCTGGACGCCCACCTCGCCGGGAAGCCGACGCACCATGGCGACCGGCTGCGCGAGCACCTGGCGAGCCTGAAACTGTGGTTCGGTGCCGACGGCGCGCCCCTCCACTTCGGACGTTCGCTGACCTACCGCTTCGCCGCCGTGTCGGCGGTCGGCCTCGGTGCGGTCACCGGCGGCACCCCGCTGCGCCCGGGCCTGTCCCGGCGGCTGCTCAGCGGCGCTCTCAAGTACTTCCTCGACCGCGGCGCCGTCGACGACCACGGCCTCCTGAGCCTAGGCTGGCACGGCCCGCACGCGCCGACCACGCAGTTCTACTCCGGCCCGGGCTCGCCGTACTGGGCGTCGAAGGCGTTCGTCTGCCTGCTCGCCCCGGAGGATCATCCACTGTGGACGTCCACGGAGGAATCGGAGGACGCGGACACCATCCGCGCGGAGCCGGCGCCGGGATTCCTGCTGCAGAAGGCGGACGGCGTCGTCCGGCTGCACAACCACGGCAGCGACCACCTGAGGCCCCACGAAGCCGAGTCGGCTGCCGGCGACGATCCGCACTACGGCCGCTTCGCCTACTCCACCCACACCGGCCCCACGGCCAAGGACAACCCCGCCGACAACCACTTCGCCGTCGTCGTCGAGGGAGTGCGCAGCGTCCGTCGCCGGATCCACCCCCTCGGCGCCGGCAGCGGTGACGGCTGGGGCTGGGCCGCGTCCTGGCACCGCCCGATCTTCGGAACGGCGGCGGTCCCCGGCTTGCGGGTCGAGAGCGTCACCGTGGCGCGCGGGCGAGACGAGGTGCGCGTGCACCGGGTGGTCGGCGGCCCGCCGGGAGCGACCGCGGAGCAGACCGGCTGGGCCGCGGACTCGGTGCTGGAACCCCTCACCGGCTGGGCCGGGCAGGACGAGGTTCGCGCGCCACACGGCACCGCGTACACCCCCTGGGTGACCTTGGCCCGGCTCACCGGTCCCGCCGAGGGCACGACGGTCTTCGCCGCCCACGCGGTGCTCGGCGCCGGGGGAGCGGACGTCACCGCCGACGGCACGGAGATCCGCTGGCCGGACGGCTTCACCGTCCGGATCGCCTTCGACCCCCTGGAAGTGACCGCCGGATGA